The Malassezia restricta chromosome I, complete sequence genome contains the following window.
GACGGCCTCAAATGACCACGACACGACATAGTTGCCTGTGGATGTGACGATCGACGTCTCGGCATCCGAGCCGGTATTAAAGTGAGCGGGTGTGAATCGCACTTCGGAGTCCATGTACGCGACGTGGTGTggacgcagctgcagacGGCGGGGCAACGGCCGCGAGTCGGCGGGGAAAGCGCGGTCAAAGCCGAGATGGCCCTGATAACGTCCCTCGCCGATCAGCGTGTCGATGAGCAAAAGGTACGTGCGGCACGTCGCAATGACCCAGCGACCATCAGCAGAGACGTCGACACCAATGATCGGATCACCTAACGACGGCAGCGCGGTCTTGGCGTTCTTGCCGATCTGGTTGTCAAATAGGCGCAAATCGCCCTTGTTGGACGCCACGGCTAAGCGGCCTGATGCGTCGGTGGCCGCCGCGCTAAAGTCGTGCTTGGTCGCATACAGCTTAAACTGCGAGTCGACCAGCGTCTGGTCGCGCAGACGTGGATCAATGCGAAAGATGCCAttgcgcgacgtgccaaGGAACGTTTTCTCAGCGGTCATAGGCGCATATTTGCTCGTCGGCAGAATGTTGTTGACGGGCACATCGTCGTGGACGTGCCATTCGTCCACAACCTTGCCGTACTCCAAGTCCATGCGGTATAGCGTGTGCTTGTTGCTGGGATCCATTAGCACCATATCCGTATCCTGATCATGCAACATGACACGCTGCGGCACAAAGGAGCGGCCTTGCGGCGTGCTAATACGGTTGATGGCCGTACTAAACTCGAGCGTATCGTCGTCCGTGTGCTTAAACACGCCAATTTTGTCACCACGCACCACAAAGGCGCGGTCAGACTTGTAGCCCACTGCCAAGGCCGAGTTGCGCTCCTGGCGGCCCATATCGGGCATCACcggcgccacgtcgtcgacctgAGTGGCGGCCTCGACGCtctcctcctcttcttcgtccatCGGATCAAGCTGCGCTTCAATCGCGTCCACATCACTTTCGTCCTCACTGAGAGCGGCCGTGTGCCGCGGACTCAGAAGCGTGCGCTGATGCGACTCACCCTCGTCATCTGTCATGGCCACGTCCTGCTCATATGCCTGCTCCAGGTACTGCTGCTCGGCACCCGACGCCTTGCCCCACTTTTCTTCGTGCAGCGTCTCCCACAGCAAGTGCGAGAACGTTTCCTGGAATGCATGGTACGCAGCCTTCTCGCCAAAGCGCAGGAGCCACGAGTATACAtgccgctgctcgtcaTAATAGTTCCACACGGCACTCAGGTTCTCGAGCGAAAAATTCATGTTCATGCGCGAGTCCACGCCCTGACTCAGCCAAGGCGACTCGGCTCCATCCACGACCATCCAATACAAAAAGCGACCGACCTCTGCCACCTTGGCCGTCACATGCTTCTCCTGTCGCATAAAGAGTCCGCTCGCTTGGTCGTACAGGTACAAGTCGGCCGTGGCCGTTAGCACAACTGTCGGTTCCTGTGTCCCGGTGACACTCTGCAGTGACTCAGCGGGCGGTGCACGCGTAGGAGCGCCGGCGTTGGCGgtcggcatgctcgtcTCCCCCGGCTTGAGACGCTCCAGGTCCTCGTCCGTGGCCAGCTCGTGACTCTGACCTGTCTTGCGCTCCCAAGCACACTGCAAGTACGTCACCTCGAATACAGACCGCATCACAGAATTGCACATCGCGGTATCAACAACAAACTCGAACGACTCGCCCTGGACATCGCGCCACACAAAAGACGGCGTTTGGTCCCGTACACTGGTCCGGAACGCGAGGGCTTCATCGATGAGAAACGTGGTTTCCTCTATCGCGGCATCTTCCTCTTCCTTGTCTTCCATATGGGGTGTGATGGCCAGCACGTACTGGAAcggcacggacgagcgccgGATCGTCGCCACAGCCCGCTCATAGACACACTCGCGCCTATCCTCACGCATCACGAACAGCGAGCCGCTTGggagctgcacgagctcgatgTTATCCTTGTCGCCTGCGTTAGCCCAGCTTTACATACTCCACATCTTGCCAAAGACTGTGTGTAAGTGGCATGCTACGTACGGCTCTTGAGCATGAACATGATGGCAGGTGTGGAGATGCGTCGCCGGACGTGGGTCGGTCGCCTACCTGGTGGGATGCCACGTGACATTTTTTCTTCGTACCATGACGTCGTTTTCGCTGCCGGTGATGGCGGCCGACAGCGAGTTTTGGGGCCCTCCTGCTGGCCCCAGTGCAGCCTCTGTTCTTCCTAAAGAGTTTCAGCAGATCCCGTACACACCATTTTCGAAGAGTGACCGCATCGGACGCATTGCCGACTGGAACTCGTTCGGCACGAATGCGGAGGACCGCAGTGGTGCCTCGGCGAATCCaggacgcgcggcacgcagTGCACGCAGTGCAGCTGCACCTTCCTACCCAGCCGGTGCGCCCGTGAACACGTTCGCGTACTTCCACGGCGAAGATGAGTCGAGTTTCAGCGTGGTGGACCACGCCCGCTCCGCTCCGCCCCGGCGCTCGGCTGTCAgtgccgccgcgcgtggTGGCCGCGGAGCTGCAACGGGTGGTCGGACAGGTGGCTTCGGTCGAGGCCAGTCTGCGGCGGGAGGCCGTGGAGTGCGTGGCTCGGCGGGTCGTGCGGGTGCCGCTGATAGCCGCAACCGCCGTCCTGGCTGGCGTGATTGGGAGCGATCCCAGCGCAAGacgcgcgaggcgtcgATCACTGTTGGCCCCGATTGGGAGCAGCTGGGTGAGCTCGACTTTGTGCGCATGGTCAAGCTCCGGATGGAAGTGGATGCGCCTGAGGATGTGGCCTCGTACGGAACGCTGTATCAGTACGATCGGTCGTACGACCGGGTGAGTGTGCGCTTTGAGAAGCCGCTGCAGCCGCGTGATCGTGTGCACTACAACCCGACGACGTCTGAGGACCCAGTGTTCCACGAGCTGGCGACGCAGTCGTCCAAGCCGCAGGTGTTTATCACAGACTCGATCCTCGCGCTGCTTATGTGTGCGCCACGCTCAGTGTACCCATGGGACGTCGTGGTCACCAAGACGGACGATGGCCAGCTGTTCTTTGACAAGCGCGCGAATAGTGCCATTGACTTTTTGACCGTGAACGAGAATGCGACCGagccgcccatggagctGAATGACCCGGCGAATGGCCCGACCCCTGAGACGAACACACGCGCTCGGATTAACACGCCTGGTACTCTGAGCCTCGAGGCCACCTTTGTGAACGAGAACTTTGGCTACCAGGTGTGTGACGAGAGCAAGACGTACAGCTTTGAGCATGCCAACCCATTCCACGCCTTGGACGGTGAGGAGGGCAAACTGGCGAGCTGTGGCTACAGGTACCGTCACTTTAACCTCAGCACGGACGAGAACGATCCCGTCGATATGGTCGTGCGCACTGAGCTCAATGCGTACGTGGCAGGTGCGAGTGACAAGAAACCGCCGTCGCAGCTGATCACGATCCGCACGCTCAACGAATTCGactcgcgcgcgcctgggGCGGGCGGTGCTCCCGActggcgcgcacgtctCGACCAGAGCCGTGGTGCGGTCGTGGCGACGGAAATGAAGAACAACTCGTTCAAGCTGGCGCGTTTTGCTGTGCAGAGCATCTTGGCTGGCGCAGACAACATGAAGCTCGGTTTTATTTCGCGCATGAACCCATTGGATCCGTATCGCCACACGATCCTCGGCACGGCCTGGTTCAAGCCCCGTGAACTCGCGGCACAGATGGCGTACAACCTGTCGAACGGTTGGGGtatcg
Protein-coding sequences here:
- a CDS encoding vacuolar import and degradation protein — its product is MFMLKSLFGKMWSDKDNIELVQLPSGSLFVMREDRRECVYERAVATIRRSSVPFQYVLAITPHMEDKEEEDAAIEETTFLIDEALAFRTSVRDQTPSFVWRDVQGESFEFVVDTAMCNSVMRSVFEVTYLQCAWERKTGQSHELATDEDLERLKPGETSMPTANAGAPTRAPPAESLQSVTGTQEPTVVLTATADLYLYDQASGLFMRQEKHVTAKVAEVGRFLYWMVVDGAESPWLSQGVDSRMNMNFSLENLSAVWNYYDEQRHVYSWLLRFGEKAAYHAFQETFSHLLWETLHEEKWGKASGAEQQYLEQAYEQDVAMTDDEGESHQRTLLSPRHTAALSEDESDVDAIEAQLDPMDEEEEESVEAATQVDDVAPVMPDMGRQERNSALAVGYKSDRAFVVRGDKIGVFKHTDDDTLEFSTAINRISTPQGRSFVPQRVMLHDQDTDMVLMDPSNKHTLYRMDLEYGKVVDEWHVHDDVPVNNILPTSKYAPMTAEKTFLGTSRNGIFRIDPRLRDQTLVDSQFKLYATKHDFSAAATDASGRLAVASNKGDLRLFDNQIGKNAKTALPSLGDPIIGVDVSADGRWVIATCRTYLLLIDTLIGEGRYQGHLGFDRAFPADSRPLPRRLQLRPHHVAYMDSEVRFTPAHFNTGSDAETSIVTSTGNYVVSWSFEAVKHGNPYAYVLKRYGGTVVRDDYTYGSDQSIVVAFEDDVQLAKRAQLRKPTRASLAPAATQPRTSAGRLRRQTQA
- a CDS encoding translation initiation factor 3 subunit D — its product is MTSFSLPVMAADSEFWGPPAGPSAASVLPKEFQQIPYTPFSKSDRIGRIADWNSFGTNAEDRSGASANPGRAARSARSAAAPSYPAGAPVNTFAYFHGEDESSFSVVDHARSAPPRRSAVSAAARGGRGAATGGRTGGFGRGQSAAGGRGVRGSAGRAGAADSRNRRPGWRDWERSQRKTREASITVGPDWEQLGELDFVRMVKLRMEVDAPEDVASYGTLYQYDRSYDRVSVRFEKPLQPRDRVHYNPTTSEDPVFHELATQSSKPQVFITDSILALLMCAPRSVYPWDVVVTKTDDGQLFFDKRANSAIDFLTVNENATEPPMELNDPANGPTPETNTRARINTPGTLSLEATFVNENFGYQVCDESKTYSFEHANPFHALDGEEGKLASCGYRYRHFNLSTDENDPVDMVVRTELNAYVAGASDKKPPSQLITIRTLNEFDSRAPGAGGAPDWRARLDQSRGAVVATEMKNNSFKLARFAVQSILAGADNMKLGFISRMNPLDPYRHTILGTAWFKPRELAAQMAYNLSNGWGIVRTIIDVVRAQPAGRFVLAKDPNKQVVRFFKVPWDFDQQDEEEEPEEEEEEEAQEEE